GGCATCTACCATCCAATCACCCCCATTTACAGCCTATGCCGCCGGGAGCGTGGTTAGTCCTTAATTACCTTTATCCTTTGTGCATCCACCTGGCAATTAAAACCCAGGTTTTTTAAGTCCGGCACAGATATGTAAGAAATAAAATTGGCCACCTCCAACGGATGAATTGTTTCTCCATTGGCGGGAATAAACAGTTTTTTACCCAGGCCGGTTAAATAACTTCCGTTGCGAGCATCATCCCATTCCACTTGATAGCCCAAGCTTTCCATCGCAAAACGAAGGGGGATATAATAGACGCCGTTCTTTTGATAAGGGGCACCCATTAACCTATACTGCTTACCGTTTACTACTGCCCTGTTTTCTCCCACTGTAAACTCTACCTGTATTTGGTCGTCAGGCTTTATTAATTGTTTAGCCCCATGTATTTCTAACCCCGGTGAAAGAATCTTTTTATCAGGCTCTATTCCAACACCGTCAATGTAGCGACCCCCGGGCAGCTGATATTTGGCAGCGGTTACCTTCAGAGCTCCCCCGTTGTGTAGGTTAAATAAGGTCTGTACTGTGCCTTTACCATAAGTTTGGGCTCCAACCAGAGTAGCAACCCCATGGTCTTGCAAAGCACCGGCCAGTATTTCCGCTGCACTGGCGGTATTGCCGTTCACCAATATAACTAAAGGAATACCCGCTGCCCTGCCTGTGCCATAACTGCGGTAAACAATACTTTCGCGATTATTGTCTACCACACTGACAACTGCCGTGCCCACCGGCAAGAAATGCTCTGTTATATGAACCGCAGACATTAGGTAGCCGCCGGTGTTATTACGTAAATCTATTATCAAACCGTCCACCGCAGAAGATTTTATTTGCTGTATTGCCGCTGTAAATTCATTGGACGTTTCTGTGCCAAAACTATCTATGGCCACATAACCAATATTATCGAATATGATATCGGTGGTGACTGTGGGGGCATTTACCGCCGATCTTTTGAGGGTAACATCAAACTGTTCTTTCCCCCGCTGCAGCGTTAATGTCACGGTGGTACCTTCCACACCCCTAACCTTGTCGGCAACTGCGCTCAACGGCTCTTGGTAAGCGCTTTGCCCGTTTACCTTAATTATAATATCCCCCACCCTTAAATTTGCCTTTTGGGCGGGAGAGTTGTCAAAAACTGCGACCACCTTTGGGTAGTCGCCCTCTGCCTCCATTTTTATACCTATGCCAACATAATTGGCGTCTAGGGAATCAGTAAAGTTTTTTAACGACTCCGGTGTCATGTATTCTGTGTGGGGATCGTTTAAACTGTCTAGCATCCCTTCTATGGCGCCGTTAACTAAGTCGTCAAGCTTAGGCCGATCAACATGATAGTTTAAGGTATAATCTAAAACCTCTTCAATGGTGGTAATCCCGTCAACATAGTTTTCATAGGCCTGTGCAGGCTTGGGACAAATTAAGGCCACCATTAGCACCAATATTAATGATAATTTTTTAAACAAAAATATCCCCCCACCGCTGTTTTTCTTTACTAAACAATTCGCTATTTGGTTAAAAAAACCTGCAAGCAGGTATTAATGAAGCCGGTGGTGAAAATAATAAGTAAGATAATATGAGGTAGGTGCTACATGTGTCCCTAGATACATTGATTGTGGTAGACGGAAACAGTTTGGCCTACAGGGCCTTTCATGCAATCCCCCTTTTAACAACCACCCGGGGGTTAATAACTAATTCCGCTTATGGTTTTACCAACATGCTGTTAAAGTTAATAGATGATGTGCAGCCCGGCTTGGTGGCAGTGGCCTTTGATAAAGGCCGGGTTACCTTTCGCAATGAGCAGTACAGCCAATATAAAGCCAACCGTAAGGCAATGCCCGACGAATTGCGGCCCCAGTTTCCCATAATTAAAGATATTTTAAAAGCAATGCGCATTCCGATATTTGAGCTGGAAGGATATGAAGCCGACGACTTAATTGGCACCATAGTGGCCAAAGCGGAACAAACGGGCTTGTCAACTTTAATTGTCACCGGCGACCGGGATGCCTTGCAGCTTGTTTCCCCCCGCACCAAGGTGCTTATGACTAAAAGAGGCATTACTGAACATGAAATTTATGATGAAGGCAAGGTGTGGGAACGCTTTGGGGTTTACCCCAATCAGTTTACCGACTTTCGCGGACTCACCGGGGACAGTTCTGACAACATTCCCGGGGTGCCCGGCATTGGGGAAAAAACGGCAGCCAAGCTACTGCAGCAGTACCCTACATTGGAAGAAGTATTAGATAACCTGGACCGCCTGCCCAAAGGTCAGCGGGAAAAACTGGAAAAGTATAGGGAGCAAGCGCTTTTATCAAAAAAGTTAGCCACCATCGAGCAGCAAGCGCCCATAGAAATTGATTTAGCGGCATGCTCTTACAGCGGGCCGGATTATCCACCACTGCTGGAACTGTTCACCGAGTTGGAGTTTAGGTCTCTCATTAAGTCAATTTTAAATAAGCAAAAGGATCAAAAGGGCAGCAAGCAACAAAAAGACAGCATCCTGCCCGCAGTGAATAGGTATCAGGTGGGCTATCAAAAAATAACCAAACCTGAAATACTGCAGCAGCTGTTGGATGAAGCAAGACAGCATGGAAAAATTTCCTTGCTGTTAAGCGGCACCCGGGAAACGGGTGTAGCAACCGCTGCCATTGCAACACAAGACAATGTTTATTACATACCGGTGGAAGGTGCAGATGCCCCTTATCTAAAAACAATTAAGGAATTATGTGAGGATGAGCAAATTGCAAAGTTATGCCATGACGGTAAAAACACCATATGGCTGCTGCACCGTCATGGTATTGAACTGAACAATCTAGGTTTTGACACCATGATTGCCGCCTATTTATTAAACCCGGCCACTTCTAACTATGATTTGGAAGACCTGGCCATGGAGTATTTGGGCATAGTACTGCCCGGCAAAGGGGAGGTTGCTGCACCGGCAGGTTCAGACGCCATTAATAAACTAGTACCGGTACTGCACGATAAAATAAAAGAACTACAGGAAGAACGCTTGTTTTATGAAGTAGAGTTACCCTTGGTTAAGGTATTGGCAAAAATGGAAATTGCCGGAGTGGCAGTGGATAAGGATATGTTGGCGGAAATGTCAGCGGAGCTGGGTCAACGCTTATCATCCCTTTCTGCTGAAATCTATCAATTGGCCGGTGAAGAGTTTAACATTAACTCTCCCAAGCAGTTGGGTAAAATACTTTTTGAAAAGCTAAAGCTGCCGGTTATCAAAAAGACTAAAACCGGCTACTCCACCGACGCCTCGGTGCTGGAGCAACTGGCAGAAAAACATGATATCGTTGAAAAAATATTGGAGCACAGACAGTTAGCAAAATTAAAATCAACATACGCCGACGGTTTGGCCATGCTTATTAACAAGAAGACCAAGTGCATTCACACCACGCTGCACCAAACGGTAACAGCCACCGGGCGGCTGTCCAGCGCTGAACCCAACCTGCAGAACATTCCCATTCGCATGGAGTTGGGGCGCCGTATTCG
This sequence is a window from Desulfofalx alkaliphila DSM 12257. Protein-coding genes within it:
- a CDS encoding S41 family peptidase yields the protein MFKKLSLILVLMVALICPKPAQAYENYVDGITTIEEVLDYTLNYHVDRPKLDDLVNGAIEGMLDSLNDPHTEYMTPESLKNFTDSLDANYVGIGIKMEAEGDYPKVVAVFDNSPAQKANLRVGDIIIKVNGQSAYQEPLSAVADKVRGVEGTTVTLTLQRGKEQFDVTLKRSAVNAPTVTTDIIFDNIGYVAIDSFGTETSNEFTAAIQQIKSSAVDGLIIDLRNNTGGYLMSAVHITEHFLPVGTAVVSVVDNNRESIVYRSYGTGRAAGIPLVILVNGNTASAAEILAGALQDHGVATLVGAQTYGKGTVQTLFNLHNGGALKVTAAKYQLPGGRYIDGVGIEPDKKILSPGLEIHGAKQLIKPDDQIQVEFTVGENRAVVNGKQYRLMGAPYQKNGVYYIPLRFAMESLGYQVEWDDARNGSYLTGLGKKLFIPANGETIHPLEVANFISYISVPDLKNLGFNCQVDAQRIKVIKD
- the polA gene encoding DNA polymerase I, whose translation is MSLDTLIVVDGNSLAYRAFHAIPLLTTTRGLITNSAYGFTNMLLKLIDDVQPGLVAVAFDKGRVTFRNEQYSQYKANRKAMPDELRPQFPIIKDILKAMRIPIFELEGYEADDLIGTIVAKAEQTGLSTLIVTGDRDALQLVSPRTKVLMTKRGITEHEIYDEGKVWERFGVYPNQFTDFRGLTGDSSDNIPGVPGIGEKTAAKLLQQYPTLEEVLDNLDRLPKGQREKLEKYREQALLSKKLATIEQQAPIEIDLAACSYSGPDYPPLLELFTELEFRSLIKSILNKQKDQKGSKQQKDSILPAVNRYQVGYQKITKPEILQQLLDEARQHGKISLLLSGTRETGVATAAIATQDNVYYIPVEGADAPYLKTIKELCEDEQIAKLCHDGKNTIWLLHRHGIELNNLGFDTMIAAYLLNPATSNYDLEDLAMEYLGIVLPGKGEVAAPAGSDAINKLVPVLHDKIKELQEERLFYEVELPLVKVLAKMEIAGVAVDKDMLAEMSAELGQRLSSLSAEIYQLAGEEFNINSPKQLGKILFEKLKLPVIKKTKTGYSTDASVLEQLAEKHDIVEKILEHRQLAKLKSTYADGLAMLINKKTKCIHTTLHQTVTATGRLSSAEPNLQNIPIRMELGRRIRKFFVPRHKENLILTADYSQIELRVLAHIAGDPGFLEAFNKGQDIHARTASEVFNVPIDEVTPEMRERSKAVNFGIVYGISEYGLARDIKVSRAEARKYIENYFARCPGVKDYIDRIIREAKEKGYVTTVLNRRRYLPDILSPNRMTRSFGERTAMNTPIQGSAADIIKLAMVRVDKELQDKKLKSKMILQVHDELIFDVPKNELPVVVPLVKECMEKAITLDVPLVVEVKAGPSWYDAKPVDEANLIME